In Pseudomonas putida, a genomic segment contains:
- a CDS encoding serine/threonine protein kinase — translation MSHPFDTLTPDLVLDAVESIGFLSDARVLALNSYENRVYQVGIEEAQPLVAKFYRPGRWSDAAILEEHSFTAELATHEVPVVAPLQHEGQTLFEHQGFRFTLFPRRGGHAPEPGNLDQLYRLGQLLGRLHAVAATRPFEHREALAVDNFGHASLNTLLDGGFVPKDLLPAFESVARDLLKRVEDVYARTPHQLIRLHGDLHPGNLMHRDEVYHVVDLDDCRMGPAVQDLWMMLAGSREERLGQLAELIDGYNEFHDFDPRELALIEPLRALRQLHYSAWLARRWDDPAFPPSFPWFGQPRYWGDQILALREQMAALDEAPLKLF, via the coding sequence ATGTCCCACCCCTTCGACACCCTCACCCCCGACCTGGTCCTGGACGCCGTGGAAAGCATCGGCTTTCTCAGCGACGCCCGGGTCCTGGCCTTGAACAGCTACGAAAACCGCGTCTACCAGGTGGGCATCGAGGAGGCACAGCCGCTGGTCGCCAAGTTCTATCGCCCCGGCCGCTGGAGCGATGCCGCGATCCTCGAGGAGCACAGCTTCACCGCCGAACTCGCCACCCATGAAGTTCCGGTGGTCGCGCCGCTGCAGCACGAGGGCCAGACCCTGTTCGAGCACCAGGGTTTTCGCTTCACCCTGTTTCCCCGCCGCGGCGGCCATGCGCCCGAGCCCGGCAACCTCGACCAGCTCTACCGCCTCGGCCAATTGCTCGGCCGCCTGCATGCCGTTGCCGCAACGCGCCCGTTCGAACATCGCGAGGCGCTGGCTGTGGACAACTTTGGCCACGCATCGCTGAACACCTTGCTCGACGGCGGCTTCGTACCCAAGGACCTGCTCCCTGCGTTCGAGTCCGTGGCGCGTGACCTGCTCAAGCGGGTCGAGGACGTCTATGCCCGCACCCCGCACCAACTGATCCGCCTGCACGGCGACCTGCATCCAGGCAACCTGATGCACCGCGACGAGGTGTACCACGTCGTCGACCTGGACGACTGCCGCATGGGCCCTGCCGTACAAGACCTGTGGATGATGCTCGCCGGCAGCCGCGAGGAACGCCTCGGGCAACTGGCCGAGCTGATCGATGGCTACAACGAATTCCATGACTTCGACCCACGCGAACTGGCCTTGATCGAACCGCTGCGAGCCCTGCGCCAGTTGCACTACAGCGCCTGGTTGGCGCGGCGCTGGGACGACCCGGCATTCCCGCCGAGCTTCCCCTGGTTTGGCCAGCCGCGCTACTGGGGCGACCAGATCCTCGCCCTGCGCGAGCAGATGGCCGCGCTCGACGAAGCACCGCTGAAATTGTTCTAG
- the bioB gene encoding biotin synthase BioB: MSASTTATTRHDWSLAEVKALFQQPFNDLLFQAQTVHRAHFDANRVQVSTLLSIKTGACPEDCKYCPQSGHYNTGLEKQKLMEVQKVLEEAARAKAIGSTRFCMGAAWKHPSAKDMPYVLEMVKGVKAMGLETCMTLGKLDQEQTAALAQAGLDYYNHNLDTSPEFYGSIITTRTYGERLQTLAYVRDAGMKICSGGILGMGESLDDRAGLLIQLANLPEHPESVPINMLVKVAGTPLAEEEDVDPFDFIRMLAVARILMPKSHVRLSAGREQMNEQMQALAFMAGANSIFYGEKLLTTANPQADKDMQLFARLGIKPEAREEHADEVHQAAIEQALVEQRSSELFYDAASA; the protein is encoded by the coding sequence ATGAGCGCCAGCACAACTGCAACAACACGTCACGACTGGTCCCTGGCCGAGGTCAAGGCGCTGTTCCAGCAACCGTTCAATGACCTGCTGTTCCAGGCGCAGACCGTGCACCGCGCGCACTTCGACGCCAATCGCGTGCAGGTTTCGACGCTGCTGTCGATCAAGACCGGCGCTTGCCCGGAGGATTGCAAATATTGTCCGCAGTCCGGCCACTACAACACCGGGCTGGAAAAACAGAAGCTGATGGAAGTGCAGAAGGTGCTGGAAGAGGCCGCCCGGGCCAAGGCCATCGGGTCGACGCGCTTCTGCATGGGCGCCGCCTGGAAACACCCTTCGGCCAAGGACATGCCCTACGTGCTGGAGATGGTCAAAGGGGTCAAGGCCATGGGCCTGGAAACCTGCATGACCCTCGGCAAGCTCGATCAGGAGCAGACCGCCGCCCTGGCCCAGGCCGGCCTGGACTACTACAACCACAACCTCGACACCTCGCCGGAGTTCTACGGCAGCATCATCACCACCCGCACCTACGGCGAGCGCCTGCAGACCCTGGCCTACGTGCGCGATGCGGGGATGAAGATCTGCTCCGGCGGCATCCTTGGCATGGGCGAGTCGCTGGACGACCGTGCCGGCCTGCTGATCCAACTGGCCAACCTGCCAGAGCACCCGGAGTCGGTGCCGATCAACATGCTGGTCAAGGTCGCCGGCACCCCGTTGGCCGAGGAAGAGGATGTCGACCCGTTCGACTTCATCCGCATGCTGGCGGTGGCCCGTATCCTCATGCCCAAATCGCACGTGCGCCTGTCCGCCGGTCGTGAGCAGATGAACGAGCAGATGCAGGCACTGGCCTTCATGGCCGGGGCCAACTCGATCTTCTACGGCGAGAAGCTGCTGACCACTGCCAACCCGCAGGCCGACAAGGACATGCAGCTGTTCGCCCGCCTGGGTATCAAGCCCGAAGCGCGTGAGGAGCATGCCGACGAAGTGCACCAGGCCGCGATCGAGCAGGCCCTGGTCGAGCAACGCAGCAGCGAGCTGTTCTACGACGCAGCCAGCGCCTGA
- a CDS encoding TOBE domain-containing protein, whose translation MSLPSLLTQHIARRPQRIALLQHIAEQGSITRAAKAAGISYKAAWDAIDELNNLASRPLVERSTGGRGGGGAQLSAEGERVLRLYQRLQSLQTQMLEAAEQSSDLDLLGRLMLRTSARNQLQGQVSGLRREGRHDRVSLALAGGLEIDALITHDSTSRLELTLGTTVVALLKAGWVQVLGVGDVPEAGSNVLGATVEQVLADAQGPSEVRLALGNGQTLCAFAEADWLQSQAVVEGNEVRVQFHPSFVLLGVPA comes from the coding sequence ATGTCCTTGCCTTCACTGCTTACCCAGCACATCGCCCGCCGACCACAGCGCATCGCCCTGCTCCAGCACATCGCCGAGCAAGGCTCGATCACCCGCGCCGCCAAGGCCGCCGGCATCAGCTACAAAGCTGCCTGGGACGCCATCGACGAGCTGAACAACCTGGCCAGCCGCCCCCTGGTCGAGCGCAGTACCGGTGGCCGCGGTGGCGGCGGCGCGCAGCTGTCGGCGGAGGGTGAACGGGTGCTGCGCCTCTACCAGCGGCTGCAATCCTTGCAAACACAGATGCTCGAAGCCGCCGAGCAATCCAGCGACCTCGACCTGCTCGGTCGCCTGATGCTGCGCACCAGCGCCCGCAACCAGCTGCAGGGCCAGGTCAGCGGGCTGCGCCGCGAGGGCCGGCATGATCGGGTGAGCCTGGCCTTGGCCGGAGGGCTGGAGATCGATGCGCTGATTACCCACGACAGCACCTCACGCCTGGAGCTGACCCTGGGCACCACGGTGGTGGCCTTGCTCAAGGCGGGCTGGGTGCAGGTGCTGGGGGTTGGAGATGTGCCCGAGGCGGGCAGCAATGTGCTGGGGGCGACGGTCGAGCAGGTGTTGGCGGATGCCCAGGGCCCGAGTGAGGTTCGGCTGGCGTTGGGCAATGGGCAGACGCTGTGTGCGTTCGCCGAGGCGGATTGGCTCCAGAGCCAGGCGGTGGTCGAGGGCAACGAGGTTCGGGTTCAGTTTCATCCATCCTTTGTTTTGCTGGGGGTGCCGGCGTAA
- a CDS encoding ComF family protein has protein sequence MNCQPHLKALVYKCTNSNQYCLLCDALAEQPYPLCIACEQELPWLEEQCLRCALPLPLAGLTCAQCSRRPPAFDQVVAPWHYGFPLDTLISRFKHNGQWPLGRLLAEMLGHALRHRYAEGLPRPQLLLTVPLARRRLRERGFNQAAMLARWLASQLSLSCDQSMLLRTRDTPAQQSLDARARQGNLRGAFALAPGHLLTDRHVALIDDVMTTGATARAIAELLRKAGARRVDVYCLARTAKPGHV, from the coding sequence ATGAACTGTCAACCACACCTTAAAGCACTGGTTTACAAGTGTACAAATAGCAACCAATACTGTTTGCTCTGCGACGCGCTCGCCGAACAGCCCTACCCGCTCTGCATCGCCTGCGAGCAGGAGCTGCCCTGGCTGGAGGAACAATGCCTGCGCTGCGCTTTGCCCCTGCCGCTGGCCGGCCTGACCTGCGCCCAGTGCAGCCGCCGGCCACCCGCCTTCGACCAGGTCGTGGCGCCCTGGCACTACGGTTTTCCGCTTGACACCCTGATCAGCCGCTTCAAGCACAACGGCCAATGGCCCTTGGGCCGCTTGCTGGCCGAAATGCTCGGGCATGCACTGCGCCACCGCTACGCTGAAGGCCTGCCTCGCCCACAACTGCTGCTGACCGTGCCGCTGGCCAGGCGCCGGCTACGCGAGCGGGGCTTCAATCAAGCGGCGATGCTGGCGCGCTGGCTGGCGAGCCAACTGTCGCTCAGCTGTGACCAGAGCATGCTGCTGCGCACCCGCGACACGCCTGCGCAGCAGAGCCTGGATGCCCGCGCCAGGCAAGGCAATCTGCGCGGGGCCTTCGCACTGGCGCCAGGGCACCTGCTTACCGATAGACACGTTGCCCTGATCGATGACGTCATGACCACGGGGGCGACGGCGCGGGCCATCGCCGAGTTGTTGCGCAAGGCCGGAGCGCGCCGGGTCGATGTGTACTGCCTGGCGCGTACGGCAAAGCCTGGCCATGTATGA